From the genome of Rhodothermales bacterium:
GGGCGATGATTTCGAGGATGGCGTCGGCGTTGATATCGGCGGCCGTCAGAGCACGGATCGGGGCGTCGATAGGGCCGGGCGTCTCGTGGACAAACTGGCCGAGCCGCTGGTTCAGGTAGGTGTGGAGCATTCCTTCGTTATCGACAAGCGCCGCGTCGGGGTCGCCATCCCCGTCGAAGTCCGCCCAGGCGAAGGCGACGGCACCGTTGACCTCCGTGAAAGCCGGCAGCGGCGCAAACGTGACATCGCCATTGTTACGAAGTACCAGCGGCGGGCCGGCGGTGGCGAGGATGAGGTCGATATCCCCTTCGCTATCCACATCGGCGGCCCAGACAGCGGAGAAGGAACCAGCGGCCGGGACCGGGACGCGCGTGAATATCCCCAGGCTATCCTGCTGGAAGAGTGCGAGCCCGCCGGCGCCGGCCACGGCGACGTCGTTCCGGAAGTCGTACGAGTAGTCGAGCGTCGCGACGCCGAACCGGTCGGAGGCGGCGAGTACATCCGAGACATCCAGGCGCTGCTCGCCGACCACGAGGGTGGGTCCTTCGATGTAGATGGCGGTAAACGACTCGCCGGTGAGCGACACGGCGTCGGCCCAGCGGGCGGTGACGGACAGCGGCTCGGTCCGATAGGAGAGTTGGAGGTCGGCGGCGGCCGGCGCGGGCGATGGGGCCGGGAGACGGACAAACGTCGTCATGAGATCCCCGATCGATTCGAGGGGTGTCTGGACCGCGCTCAGGTCCTGTCGGTAGCTGAAGGTACCGAGCAGGAGGTTGCGTAGGAAGCCGCTCTGGACGCGGATGGACGGCAAGTCGCCGTTTGCCAGCGCGGCGCGGATGGAAGCCAGCGGCTCTCGGGCTTCGGGTGGCCAGGAGGCTGACAGGCCGGCGAGGGTGTCGACCATCCGGGAGGCGGTGGCGGCATCGTTTTCGGCGGCGGCGATGCGGAGGCGTTCGATGAGGATCGCCTTGTTCGCCGGCAGGCGATCGAGGATGGCGCCGAGCTGAGCGGCGGCTTCCGCCTGAAGGGCGGGGTCGCCGAGGCGGTTGATCTCCTGGACGAGCGCGTAGCGGGCTTTGATGCT
Proteins encoded in this window:
- a CDS encoding FG-GAP-like repeat-containing protein, with amino-acid sequence MRFAGPVSLLFFLAGCTQPGLPEPGSDAYRETVTAFYKSVASVQSGEGVGAETNLLRATELAPDEPALWYNRGLLALRANEFDAGRPLLDKARALAPENSQIVLLQGVLASNEARPDSAMAHFREAIALDPASIKARYALVQEINRLGDPALQAEAAAQLGAILDRLPANKAILIERLRIAAAENDAATASRMVDTLAGLSASWPPEAREPLASIRAALANGDLPSIRVQSGFLRNLLLGTFSYRQDLSAVQTPLESIGDLMTTFVRLPAPSPAPAAADLQLSYRTEPLSVTARWADAVSLTGESFTAIYIEGPTLVVGEQRLDVSDVLAASDRFGVATLDYSYDFRNDVAVAGAGGLALFQQDSLGIFTRVPVPAAGSFSAVWAADVDSEGDIDLILATAGPPLVLRNNGDVTFAPLPAFTEVNGAVAFAWADFDGDGDPDAALVDNEGMLHTYLNQRLGQFVHETPGPIDAPIRALTAADINADAILEIIA